Below is a window of Streptomyces sp. WMMB303 DNA.
CTCTACGCCGCGGCCCGCGACACGGCGCCGCTGGGCGATCGCGCGACCGCGGCGCTCATGGACGCGGCGCGCCGCCTGGCGAGCGAGCTGACCGTGCGCGACGAGGTGGACCGGCGCGTCCGGCTGCTGGAGGCCGCCGCCGGAGCCCCGGCACCGGAGCCGGCCGCGCCCGGCCTCGACGCGTTGCGCGACCTGCACGCGGAGCTGCGCGGTATCGCCCAGGAGATCGAGGACACGGCGCTGCGCGACAGACTGCGCCAGGCGTGCGACCGCTTCCTGCGGGCCGGGGTCGAATCCGGCTCCGGCGACGGCCCTCCGGACGCCGACCCCGGGAGCCGGCCGGACGCCCCGGCCGCCGACCGGCCGCGGCTCTCCCCGCGCGAGCTCGACGTGCTCTCCTATGTGGCGCTGGGCTGCACCAACGCCGAAGCGGCCCAGTATCTGGGGCTGGAGGCGGAGACGGTCAAGGCCTACCTGCGCAGCGCGACCCGCAAGCTGGGCGTCCACAGCCGCCACCACGCGGTGGCGGCCGCCCGCCGGCACGGCCTGCTGCCCTGACCGCCGGGCGTTCCGACGGGCTCGGGCGCCCCGCCCGGCCCGGGTGCCCCGATCGGCCGATCCACGCGAAGCGGAGTCGTTCGTTAACCCCCACATGATCACTGCACAACGACACACCCTCCCGGCCCTGGAGACCCCGCCGCAGCACCGAGCAGAGGCGGGCGCACGATGAGCAAGCGGCAGAAGGGACGCAAGCACCGCACGGTCAACCGCACTCCACGCCCGGTCGGTCCCGCCGTCCGGGCGAGGTCCGTCCGGGCGACAGCAGCGGACCGGACAGGGGCGGACAAGACAGTCCCCGACCGGACAGCGGCAGCCGGGACGGCAGCGGCGCACGGCCCGGCCGGCCGCGCCGAAGCTCCGGCGGCCCGGCCCCTGCCCGCACCCGGCGGCACCCCGCGCGGCACCCCCGAGACCACGCCGGAGAAAGGACCGGGGAAGCCGGAGCAGGGGCCGGAGAGCGCTCCGCAGCCGGCGGCCGGCTCCGAGGCGGCGGAAGAGCTCTTCCGCACCCCCGCCCGCGACGGAGGGCTCGGGCAGAGCGCGGGCCGTACGTGGGAACGGGTGCGGGCCGCGGGCGCGTCGGGCACGACAGTCGAGGAGCTGTCCGCCAGCGTGGGATACCAGGAACGCACCGTGCTCAAGCACCTGCTGGGACTGGCCGAGCACGGGCTCGCCGAGCAGCACGGCCCCGGCCGCTGGCGCCCGGTCACCGAGGGCGCAGCGGAGGCGGGCGACGGGCGGCACGGCACACCGGACCGGTCCCGGGTGCCGCAGGGCGCCTGAGGTTCCCGGGCCCGTTCCCTTCCACCCCTCCCACGCGGTCCGGTGCGGCGCAGGGGCCGTGCCGGACCACCCCACCCGCGGAGTCCGTATGACCGAACCGACCGGCCGCACCCTCGTCGCGGGGATCGGCAACATCTTCCTGGGTGACGACGGCTTCGGCGTCGAGGTCGTACAGCGGCTGGCCCGGCGCCCGCTGCCCGGCGATGTGGAAGTCCTCGACATCGGCGTACGCGGCGTGCACCTGGCCTACCAGGTGCTGGACGGCTGCGACACGCTGATCCTGGTGGACGCCGTGCACCGCGGGGGCGCCCCCGGGACGGTGCGGCTGATCGAGGTGGCCGAGGAGGACCGGTCCTGCCCGGCCGGGGTGCCGGCCGTCGACGGGCACCACATGTCTCCGGACGCCGTCCTCGCCCTGCTGGAGACCCTGCGGGAAGGTACCGGAGGCAGCGCGCCCCGACGGGTGTTCCTCGTCGGCTGCGAGCCCGCGGACCTGGCGGAGGGCATCGGGCTGAGCACCCCGGTGGCCGCCGCCGTGGACGAGGCGGTGACGGTGGTGGAGCGGCTGCTGGCGGACGGGCCCGCCCCCGTGCCCCCGGAGGCCCCGGCTCCGGCCGACCGCCCCGCGGCGGCCGGGCAGCCGGGATCGGCAGAGCGGGCACAAGCCGCCGAACGGCGGACGGCCGCCCGGGAAAGCGGCGTGGCGGCCCGGGGGTGACCGGCGGTGCCCCCTGTAATGGTGCGGGCCGCAGCCTGGTCCGTACCGCGCAGGGGAAGTGACCGATGCACGAGATGTCCATCGCCATGGCAGTGGTCTGCCAGGTCGAGGAGGCAGCGCGCACCCACGGCGCCGCGGGCGTCGAGACGGTGACCCTGCAGGTGGGCGAACTCGCCGGGGTCGTCCCCGACGCACTGCGCTTCTCCTTCGCGCTCGCCTGCGAGGGCACCGTCCTGTCCGGCGCCGAGTTGGTGACCGACCAGGTGGCGGGACGCGCCCGGTGCACGTGCTGCGCACGGGAGTGGGATACGGGGCTGCCCCCGCGGTTGGGCTGCCCGCGGTGCGCGGACTCGCGCACCGAGCTGCTGTCCGGCCGTGAGCTACAGATCGCCACCGTGCGGTGGGCCGAGGACCCGCAGCGCACCCGAGCCCTTGAGGAGCTGTGAAGCCATGTGCCGTGTCTCCGATCTGCGACAGGCCGTGCTGGAGCGCAACGACACCCGCGCCGAACGGCTGCGCGCCGAACTGGCCGCGCGCGGCACAACCGTCGTCAACCTGCTCTCCAGCCCGGGCAGCGGCAAGACCGCGCTGCTGGAGACCGAGCTGCGGCTGGCGCGGGAGCGGGGCGTCGCGGCGGCGGCCCTGACCGCGGACCTGGCCACCGAGAACGACGCCCGACGGCTCGCCCGGTCCGGGGTGCCGGTCAAGCAGGTGCTGACCGACGGCCTGTGCCATCTGGAGGCCGACATGCTCGCCGGGCATCTGACCGGGTGGCTGCCCGAGGCCACCAGGCTGCTGTTCGTCGAGAACGTGGGCAACCTGGTCTGTCCCGCCTCCTACGACCTCGGCGAGTCGCTGCGTGTGGTGCTCGCCTCGGTCACCGAGGGCGAGGACAAGCCGCTGAAGTACCCCACCGCCTTCGGGCTCGCGCAGCTCGTGGTCGTCACCAAACAGGACCTGGCGCAGGCCGCCGGCTTCGACCGGGAGGCGTTCCTGGCCAACGTCCGGCAGGTCAATCCGGGCGTGGAGGTCCTCGACACCTCGGTGCGCGACGGGCTGAACCTCGGTGTGCTGCTGGAGCGCGCGCTGGCGGTGGGGGCCGGAGCCGCCGCGCACCGGCCGGTGATGGCCCACCCCGCCGGACACGCGCACAGGCCGCACACGCACGACGGACCGCACGCCCATGTCGGAGGCTGACCTCTCCGGGGCCGAGCGCAGCCGCGTGCTGGTCCGCGGCGTGGTCCAGGGCGTGGGCTTCCGCCCGCACGTGTACGCGCTCGCCGGCCGACTGGGGCTCTCCGGCCACGTCACCAACACGGGCGAGGGAGTGGTGGCCGAGGTGGAGGGCGCCGGGGAGGCGGTCGCCGCCTTCCGGGAGCGGATCGGGGCCGAGGCTCCGCCGCTTGCCGTGATCGAGTCGGTCAGCCACCAGCCGCTGCCCCCCGCGGGCGGGTCCGGCTTCCGCATCCTCGCCTCCCGCCCGGCCGCGGGGCGCCGCACTCTGGTGGCCCCGGACACCGCGACCTGCGACGCCTGCCTGCGCGAGATGACCGACCCGGCGGACCGCCGCTACCGGCACCCGTTCATCACCTGCACGGACTGCGGACCGCGCTTCACCATCGTCACCGGGCTGCCCTACGACCGTGCCAACACCACGATGGCGCGGTTCCCGATGTGCGAGCGCTGCGCGCGCGAATACCGGGATCCGGGCGACCGGCGCTTCCACGCGCAGCCCGTCGCCTGCCACGACTGCGGGCCCCGCGTCCGCCTGCTGGGGCCCGCCACCGCGGCGTCGGGCCCGGCCGAAATCCCCGGCGAGCCGGTGGCCGCGGCCCGGCGGCTGCTGGCCGAGGGCGCGGTCGTCGCGGTGAAGGGCCTGGGCGGCTACCACCTGGCCTGCGACGCGGCCGACGAGCGGGCGGTGGCGCTGCTGCGCCGCCGCAAGGCCCGCGGGGACAAGCCGTTCGCACTGCTGGCCCGCGAGGTGACCGACGTCGAACACCTCGCCCACATCGGCCCGGTCGAGCGGGCGCTGCTCACCGGCAGCCGCCGCCCCATCGTGCTGCTGCGCCGCCGCACCGACGCGGCGGCGGCCGGTCCGGCTCCCGCTCCCTCGGTCGCACCCGGCAGCCCCGACCTGGGGGTGCTGCTGGCCTACACCCCGCTGCACCACCTGCTCCTGGGCCTGCCCGGGGACCCGCCCGGACCGCGGCTGCTGGTCCTGACCAGCGGCAACCTCGGTGGGGAGCCGATCGCCACCGGCGAGGAGGAGGCTGTTGAGCGGCTGGCGCACCTCGCCGACGCCTTTCTGACCCACGACCGGCCCATCCATGTGCCCTGCGAGGACTCGGTGGTGCGGGTGTGCGGCGGCGAGGAGTTGCCGGTGCGCCGCTCCCGCGGGTACGCGCCGCTGCCGCTGACCTTGCCGGTGCCGGTCCGGCCGGCACTCGCGGTCGGCGGCGACCTGAAGAACACCTGCTGCCTCGGCACGGGCCGGCAGGCCTGGCTCTCCGCGCACGTAGGGGACATGGACGACCTCGCGACGCTGCGCGCGTTCGCCCGCGCCGAGCAGCAGCTCGAGGACATCACCGGCGTCGCACCCCAGGTGCTGGCCGCCGACCGCCACCCCGGGTACCGGTCGACGGGGTGGGCCGAGCGGAACACTGCGGGCCGCCCGCTGCGCCGCGTCCAGCACCACCACGCCCATGTGGCCTCCGCGCTGGCCGAGCACGGGCTGGACGGCTCCTCACCGGTCCTGGGCGTCGCCTTCGACGGCACCGGGTACGGCGACGACGGCGCCGTGTGGGGTGGCGAGTTCCTCCTGGCCGACTACGACGGATTCATCCGGTACGCACATCTGCGGTACGCGCCGCTGCCCGGCGGCGACGCGGCGATCC
It encodes the following:
- the hypA gene encoding hydrogenase maturation nickel metallochaperone HypA; protein product: MHEMSIAMAVVCQVEEAARTHGAAGVETVTLQVGELAGVVPDALRFSFALACEGTVLSGAELVTDQVAGRARCTCCAREWDTGLPPRLGCPRCADSRTELLSGRELQIATVRWAEDPQRTRALEEL
- a CDS encoding hydrogenase maturation protease; amino-acid sequence: MTEPTGRTLVAGIGNIFLGDDGFGVEVVQRLARRPLPGDVEVLDIGVRGVHLAYQVLDGCDTLILVDAVHRGGAPGTVRLIEVAEEDRSCPAGVPAVDGHHMSPDAVLALLETLREGTGGSAPRRVFLVGCEPADLAEGIGLSTPVAAAVDEAVTVVERLLADGPAPVPPEAPAPADRPAAAGQPGSAERAQAAERRTAARESGVAARG
- a CDS encoding LuxR C-terminal-related transcriptional regulator, which gives rise to MPSPDRSRSHPRAPGGAGPFSRAPLRQGDTDAYRHALRLARQRTGVRTVFGGEVADGALRLTEFNGTLTDSMRGLRVVPGRGLGGYVLTHQRPYAVNDYVPATTITHDYDSPVRREGIRAIVAAPVTVQGGVRGVLYAAARDTAPLGDRATAALMDAARRLASELTVRDEVDRRVRLLEAAAGAPAPEPAAPGLDALRDLHAELRGIAQEIEDTALRDRLRQACDRFLRAGVESGSGDGPPDADPGSRPDAPAADRPRLSPRELDVLSYVALGCTNAEAAQYLGLEAETVKAYLRSATRKLGVHSRHHAVAAARRHGLLP
- the hypB gene encoding hydrogenase nickel incorporation protein HypB, which produces MCRVSDLRQAVLERNDTRAERLRAELAARGTTVVNLLSSPGSGKTALLETELRLARERGVAAAALTADLATENDARRLARSGVPVKQVLTDGLCHLEADMLAGHLTGWLPEATRLLFVENVGNLVCPASYDLGESLRVVLASVTEGEDKPLKYPTAFGLAQLVVVTKQDLAQAAGFDREAFLANVRQVNPGVEVLDTSVRDGLNLGVLLERALAVGAGAAAHRPVMAHPAGHAHRPHTHDGPHAHVGG
- a CDS encoding helix-turn-helix transcriptional regulator, whose translation is MSKRQKGRKHRTVNRTPRPVGPAVRARSVRATAADRTGADKTVPDRTAAAGTAAAHGPAGRAEAPAARPLPAPGGTPRGTPETTPEKGPGKPEQGPESAPQPAAGSEAAEELFRTPARDGGLGQSAGRTWERVRAAGASGTTVEELSASVGYQERTVLKHLLGLAEHGLAEQHGPGRWRPVTEGAAEAGDGRHGTPDRSRVPQGA
- the hypF gene encoding carbamoyltransferase HypF, which encodes MSEADLSGAERSRVLVRGVVQGVGFRPHVYALAGRLGLSGHVTNTGEGVVAEVEGAGEAVAAFRERIGAEAPPLAVIESVSHQPLPPAGGSGFRILASRPAAGRRTLVAPDTATCDACLREMTDPADRRYRHPFITCTDCGPRFTIVTGLPYDRANTTMARFPMCERCAREYRDPGDRRFHAQPVACHDCGPRVRLLGPATAASGPAEIPGEPVAAARRLLAEGAVVAVKGLGGYHLACDAADERAVALLRRRKARGDKPFALLAREVTDVEHLAHIGPVERALLTGSRRPIVLLRRRTDAAAAGPAPAPSVAPGSPDLGVLLAYTPLHHLLLGLPGDPPGPRLLVLTSGNLGGEPIATGEEEAVERLAHLADAFLTHDRPIHVPCEDSVVRVCGGEELPVRRSRGYAPLPLTLPVPVRPALAVGGDLKNTCCLGTGRQAWLSAHVGDMDDLATLRAFARAEQQLEDITGVAPQVLAADRHPGYRSTGWAERNTAGRPLRRVQHHHAHVASALAEHGLDGSSPVLGVAFDGTGYGDDGAVWGGEFLLADYDGFIRYAHLRYAPLPGGDAAIRHPSRTALAHLWAAGLSWDAALPPTAACTDTERRVLERQLEQNLGCVPTSSMGRLFDAVSSLAGVCQRAGYEAQAAIELEAAAAACPERDPGGYDFPLRPAAADPGDGTGEPPRLADPTPLLAAVVEDLRTGVPREVIAARFHTAVAALVRRTCAAARERYGVETVALTGGVFANAVLSRTCAGALRADGFTVLRHRLVPPGDGGLALGQLVVAARAAEAHTPPLTGCAAH